In Beijerinckia indica subsp. indica ATCC 9039, the genomic window CACGGCTGGTTTTAGAGGAAAGCGGACGACTAGCCAGTATCCACCCTCATTGAAGCGTGACTTGTCGTGGTTCAATGAGGACAAGTGGATACAGTTTAAAAAGTGACGGTTCGAGAATCTATGATTCTCGATACGAGGCGCGAGGAAGGGGGAGCCCACGCGCGTTTTTGGAGACAGGCTCATCATGACGCGCAAGCAACGCCGTCTTTTTATGATTTTTGGCGCGCTCGGCACGCTCGGCGTGGCCGTGGGCCTGATCCTTTTCGCCCTGAGCGATAATATCGTTTTCTTCTATGGCCCGACGGAACTGGCCGAGAAAGCGCCGCATCCCGGCGCACGGCTGCGGATCGGCGGTCTCGTCAAACCAGGCTCGCTCGAGCGGGAAGCCGGCCAGACGGTGCATTTCATCGTGACTGACAATAAGCATGATGTCGCCGTCACCTATACCGGCCTCCTGCCCGACCTCTTCCGGGAAGGACAAGGCGTGGTGACGGAAGGGACATTGACCGGCAAAGAGACTCTGCGCGCCGACAGCGTGCTCGCCAAACATGACGAGCGCTATATGCCGCGCGAAGTGGCCGATGCCTTGAAAAAGCAGGGCGTCTGGCAGGAGGACGGGCAAGCAAAACCCGCGACACAGGGCGCAGCGGCGCCGCTCATCCGGTAATACCCCAATTCCACAGGAATTCGGGGTTCCGTTCTGGTGAATCTTCCGTTTCAGCGATTGACCAGAGTGTACCGCCTTATTCCTTCGGAATGGCGGTAGTATCAAAGACCGTTTCAAGCAATTCCTGCTTCCTTGCTCGCATTTTCGCTCATTAGGAAATGTGAAAATGCGAGAGTGTTGCAGCGCTCATCCTTTATGATCGCTGGCATGGGGATAATGTCATGATCGTCGAAACCGGCCATTACGCGCTCGTCCTCGCGCTGGCGCTCGCCCTCATCAATGCGGTCCTGCCGCTCTGGGGCACATTCACGCGCGACGTGCGGCTGATGGCTGTCACACCCAGCGTCGCTCTCATGCAATGCGCATTCGTGGTTCTGGCCTATGGCGCACTGACTTATGCCCACATCGTTTCCGATTTCTCGCTCGTCAATGTCGTCGAGAATTCCCATTCGGCCAAGCCATTGATCTATAAGATCAGTGGCGTGTGGGGCAACCATGAAGGCTCCATGCTTTTATGGGTTTTGGTGCTGGCTCTCTTCGGCGGCGCGGTCGCTTTCTTCTCACGCTCTATGCCGGCTGATCTGCGCGCCTGCGTGCTCGCAGTCCAGGCCTGGATCGGCAGCGCGTTCCTTTTGTTCATCCTGCTCACCTCCAATCCTTTCGCAAGACTGGCGGCGCCACCGATCGAGGGGAATGATCTCAATCCCCTGCTGCAGGACCCTGGCCTCGCGATTCATCCCCCCCTGCTCTATTTCGGCTATGTCGGGCTCTCGATTACCTTTTCCTTCGCGGCAGGTGCACTGATCTGCGGCCGCATCGACGCGCTCTGGGCACGAACGGTCCGGCCCTGGATCCTCATCGCCTGGATCGCCTTGACGCTCGGCATCGCCATGGGGTCCTATTGGGCCTATTATACGCTTGGCTGGGGTGGTTTCTGGTTCTGGGACCCGGTCGAAAACGCCTCTCTCATGCCCTGGCTGGCGGCGACAGCCCTGCTGCATAGCGCCGCCGTCATGGAAAAACGCGATGCGTTGAAAATCTGGACGATCTTCCTCGCCATTCTCGCCTTTTCCTTCTCTCTTATCGGCACATTCCTGGTGCGCTCCGGCGTCCTGACCTCGGTCCATGCCTTTGCGAGCGATCCAAGGCGCGGCATCTTCATCCTCGCTATTCTTGTCTTCTTCATCGGCGGCTCGCTGACCCTCTTCGCCTGGCGGGCTCCGATCCTGAAACAGGGCGGCCTTTTCGCCCCCATCTCGCGCGAGGCTGCGCTCGTCATCAATAATCTGCTCCTCACCACGGCCTGCGCCACGGTGTTCGTCGGCACGCTCTATCCACTCGCCCTGGAAGCCCTGACGGGTGAAAAAATCTCTGTCGGCGCGCCGTTTTTCAACGCGACCTTCGTGCCTCTTTCCATTCCGCTGTTCCTCCTGATCCCCTTCGGCCAGTCCCTCGCCTGGAAACGCGGCGATCTCTATGGCGTCGCGCAGAGGCTGGCCTTTGCCATTCTCTGCGGCCTTGGGTTCATGCTGCTGGTCGCCCTGTGGCATGGCGGGCCGGTGCTGAGCGTCATCATGGCCGGGCTCGCCCTCTTCACGATCATCGGCTCTTTCACCGATCTCGCCCTACGGCTTTTCGGCCACACAGCGGCAGGTTCTGAAATCTGGGCCCGTCTGCGCGGCCTGCCACGCTCCGCCTTCGGCACGGCCTTCGCCCATGCTGGGCTCGGCGTCACCCTCCTCGGGCTTGCCGCAACGGGCTGGGGCGCTGAACGCATCGCCCATATGAAAGTGGGCGAGACCGTCGATGTCGGCGGCTATGAATTGACCTTGACCGAGCTCACACCGCGTCAGGGGCCGAATTATACCGAACTCGTCGGCCGCACGAGCGTGCGCAGCGGCGGCATCGAGAAAGCTGTGATCGAACCCTCGCAGCGTTTCTTCCCAGCCAGGCGCTCGAGCCGCGCGGAAGCCGGCATTGTCACGCTCGGTCTCGGCCAAGTCTATATGAGTATTGCCGAGCAAAGCCCCGATGGCGGCGTGAATGTCCGCATGTTCTGGAAGCCGCTCGTCATTCTGATCTGGATCGGTGCTTTGATCATGGGCTTTGGCGGCCTGCTCTCCTTGAGCGATCGGCGGCTGCGCCTCGGCCTTGCCCGGCGCACCGCTGCCCTTCGTCAAGGAAGGCCGCAACCGGCGGAATGATCAATGTCCCTGTTCTCCTTTCCCCTCCAAACGTCCCGGCCCCACCCTCGCAGGCTCCGCACCCTTTGCCTGGCCCTGCTGATCTTGGGAACGGCCCTGCCGAGAGCCATGGCGGTCGAACCGGACGAGATTCTCACGGACCCCAAACTTGAGGCGCGGGCGCGGCACCTCTCGGCGCAATTGCGTTGCATGGTCTGCCAGAACGAATCGATCGATGAATCCCATGCTGAACTGGCGCGTGATCTACGTGTCCTCGTGCGCGAGCATTTGCAGGCTGGCGAGAGTGACGACCAGATCCGTGCCTTCCTCGTTACGCGCTACGGGCCTTTCATTCTCCTGCAACCGCCTGTGGAAACAGCCACCCTCCTTCTGTGGGGCACGCCGCTCCTCATTCTTCTCGGCGGAGGCCTTGCGATTTGGCTGGCCTCCCGCCGAAGAGGAGCGGAAGACTCACATCAGGCTGTTCCCCTCGATCCCGCCGAGCAAGCAAGGCTCGACGCCTTGCTCACAAGTCAGGACGAACAAAGGTCATAAGCTTTTCGATTCGCTCTCGCGCGTCGCGAGCAATTTATCGATCCGGCGCCCGTCCATGTCGACGATCTCGAAACGCCAGCCATCCCACGAGAATTCCTCGCCGACCTCTGGAAGATGTTCGAGCTGGTGCAGGGCAAAACCAGCGAGCGTGTGATAATCTTCCTCCTCCGGCCGATCCTTGACGCCCAGACGCTCAAAAGCCTCATGCGCTGGCATCATGCCCTCGATCAGGAGGGAACCATCCGCGCGCTCGACAATATCGGGAGTATCATCCTCCGTGGCGGCGAGATCGCC contains:
- the ccmE gene encoding cytochrome c maturation protein CcmE → MTRKQRRLFMIFGALGTLGVAVGLILFALSDNIVFFYGPTELAEKAPHPGARLRIGGLVKPGSLEREAGQTVHFIVTDNKHDVAVTYTGLLPDLFREGQGVVTEGTLTGKETLRADSVLAKHDERYMPREVADALKKQGVWQEDGQAKPATQGAAAPLIR
- a CDS encoding heme lyase CcmF/NrfE family subunit, whose protein sequence is MIVETGHYALVLALALALINAVLPLWGTFTRDVRLMAVTPSVALMQCAFVVLAYGALTYAHIVSDFSLVNVVENSHSAKPLIYKISGVWGNHEGSMLLWVLVLALFGGAVAFFSRSMPADLRACVLAVQAWIGSAFLLFILLTSNPFARLAAPPIEGNDLNPLLQDPGLAIHPPLLYFGYVGLSITFSFAAGALICGRIDALWARTVRPWILIAWIALTLGIAMGSYWAYYTLGWGGFWFWDPVENASLMPWLAATALLHSAAVMEKRDALKIWTIFLAILAFSFSLIGTFLVRSGVLTSVHAFASDPRRGIFILAILVFFIGGSLTLFAWRAPILKQGGLFAPISREAALVINNLLLTTACATVFVGTLYPLALEALTGEKISVGAPFFNATFVPLSIPLFLLIPFGQSLAWKRGDLYGVAQRLAFAILCGLGFMLLVALWHGGPVLSVIMAGLALFTIIGSFTDLALRLFGHTAAGSEIWARLRGLPRSAFGTAFAHAGLGVTLLGLAATGWGAERIAHMKVGETVDVGGYELTLTELTPRQGPNYTELVGRTSVRSGGIEKAVIEPSQRFFPARRSSRAEAGIVTLGLGQVYMSIAEQSPDGGVNVRMFWKPLVILIWIGALIMGFGGLLSLSDRRLRLGLARRTAALRQGRPQPAE
- a CDS encoding cytochrome c-type biogenesis protein produces the protein MSLFSFPLQTSRPHPRRLRTLCLALLILGTALPRAMAVEPDEILTDPKLEARARHLSAQLRCMVCQNESIDESHAELARDLRVLVREHLQAGESDDQIRAFLVTRYGPFILLQPPVETATLLLWGTPLLILLGGGLAIWLASRRRGAEDSHQAVPLDPAEQARLDALLTSQDEQRS